The Gossypium hirsutum isolate 1008001.06 chromosome A03, Gossypium_hirsutum_v2.1, whole genome shotgun sequence genome contains the following window.
CGCTACTTGCACTGCTATATACATTTTTTGCtgtaatgaaagaaaaaaaaatctacaaAAAGATCCAAAATACACAACTTGTAAATATTGAGGGTCATATATTTTAGAAACAAGACTAAATTGaacaatatataaatgttgagggttaaagttgttatATACCAATTTTAAAACCTGCTAAGCTATCTTTCCATTAGTAATTTTGCGGCtggtgaccaaaaaaaaattgaatagttggctgaccattttataacttttcatagttgagtgataaaaaaagaaaggCATAATTGTAAAAAAACCCTCAACATTTGGGGGCTTTTGGTTTTGTGCCCTTaaccattttattttttgattggcACGCTCAACATTACAATTTTTCAGAAATCAGTCCACTTTTAACGGTCAACTCACGTTGATCGTTAATCAAACTGTAGGTCAACATAGTAGcccatgtggcatgccacataagcACACGATGTCATATATGATGTCatctatttaactttttttttattttgtttccattttctttcttcttctttctttccctcttCCCTTCTAACTTTTGATTCCAGCGATGGATTTTTTATCAGGTTTTGACTTCATCTTTGATTCTTTTGTGGGTTCCCTCATTTTTAAAAACCCAATTTCAAAAACTAATCAGAACTCAAAATAAACCAACAAGatcaacaaaattttctctttaaatttgCAAAAGACCAAACTTTAAACACTTATCAAGCTGAGTTCTTTAACCCCAAGCTTCCACCCAGAATCCTTTCCTCTTCCAAAAAGTTCGAAGGCTCATCAAACATTGTTGACCTCCGTTACCACATGGGTCCCGTCCTTTCTTCGTTGCCGATCAATATCTACCTCATTTGGCACAGTCGTTGGTCTGTTTCCCAAAAACTCCTCATCAAAGACTTCATAAATCGCCCACGAGTTAGCCAAGCTCTCCACAAACCCACTGGTGAACGCATGGTACACCAGAGAGGACCCCACCCCACCGACGGAGATAGGAGACCTTTGTGAAGGGTTGTACGGTACCGGCAACAGCGGAGGGTACATTGGTCAAGTCATGAGAGACCATAAAGGGAAAACGTATAACATGAACGGCAACAAATGAAGGAAATTCATGGTGCAAATGATTTGGAGCCCTATTTTGAAAGCTTGTACTGGTCCTAATGctttggattaaatttaatttcatatttctgGGTTTTTTTCCCATTGAAATCATTAGATTCATTTACATGGAATCTTAGatttttgcatgtcaatttaggGTTTGAAATAGTTATATGTATTGTAGAGTTGTATAAACAAGTTGATGATGAAGATGAATAAGTTTAAATATTATagcattattttatgtttaattaatataagtagaaattttttatttttttgaaattttccattGTAGTGGTGGTGATAAAGAGCAAATTTAAAGCTTTGGGTTTTAGAAGAATCCTTCAATGGTGTGATTTGCATGGGAAGAGAGAAagagggaagaagaaagaaaatggaaacaaaatgaaaaaaaaaagttgacatATATGACGTTGTGCGCTTATGTGGCATGCCATATGGGCTACTATGTTGACCTACAGTTTGATTAACGATCAACTAACATTGATCGTTAAAAGTAGGCTGATTTCTGAATAAATCGTAATGTTGAGGGtgtcaatcaaaaaataaaaatgttaaggGCACAAAACCAAAAGCCCCCAAACGTTGAGGGTTTTTTTACAATTATgccaaaaagaaatttactaatagttaggTGACTACTAGTGtaatttactttctttttaaGGATATGATCTTTTGGGtctttcataatttattatttgCAATAGTATCCTGTTTTGATTTTGGAAAGAGAAATTTCGTTATCAGAATtcgtataatgataaatttagtgtctaaaatttatctattttgtcACTTTGGTTCTTATTCTTTTCTATTCTattctattcttttctttttttaatcattttgacCTTCAACcttcaaaatttaatcaaattacttTCTTTTGGGGAGAAAATTGATTGAACTGTAAAAAGTTAATGGCATTGGCATGAGCACTCATGTGGCTATTCACgcataattcataaaaaatttaataaattttaaaaaaattgattaaatcttttagaaaatatatCAGTGTTAGTCGCAAAGTAAACATAGAATGTCATGTGAGTTGCCACATCAATGCTCTTAAAATTGTAATAGTTTAGTcaagttttccatccatacaaaaatagtttggctaaattttaaaagtttatgaCTAAAGGGATTAAAAAACGAATAATGAGCTaagtgataaaatatataaatattaaaagctaaatttattattatatcttatttatatttaataatggAATAAGATATCCAAATTTATTATTGGAATCCAtattatttacaatttacaatttacttatttaattttcaaagttgaaatATTTAGCAAAATATTGGACGAAGATGATTATTTAAAGATAATATGGATATATAGATGACATACTATCCATTGGCGACTTCCATCCTTAGTAACCTAGCCATTTTTAggtctatttttacatataaccCTTCGGCCTTCTCTACGGAGAAAATATGTTTACTTACACTTACTATGATATAAACACAACCCGATTCATATATGAAAACACATCAAAGGTATTCACTTATTTGACAACATTCTCTCATAGCTTTAAGTCAAGAAACAGATAATTCATCACTTTCTGTTACTACATATCCATTTCTTCTCAGGTTCTTTAATTAAAACGAGCTTCGATTGTGGGTACTTTGAAATCTGTGAGAACCTCAGAGACGAACTTGATAAAGGAGCATAGTCCACCCAGGAAATTATGATCGATAACACCTTTAGCTTCCACAGTATGAGCGAAATCGATGAGTTTAACTTTAAACGGTACTGTCCTTCCATTCAAAACCGATTCTTTATCAAACAAGAGGAGAAGTgaacatgaatgaaaatgataaaccGTTTGATCCTCGAACCATGCTTTCAGCTCCAATAATTGTTCCAAAATCCCTGAACAACCACCATATATGGTAGAAGCAAAACAACAATCCGGTTCCGGTTCCAGATTTAATGAAACAAACTTCCTCAGAACTAATCTAACATCATCGGCACTAAAACTCTTGACTTCCTTCCTTGCTGGTTTCCAATATCCCGATTCCTTGCTTTCATATATCTGCAATCCAGATATTCTAAACCCTAAGGTGACAGTAGTCGTTAATCTGTCTCCCTCGAGAACCTTTTGGATGTAATCTTCGGATGCTTCAGGGTACCAGGTTCTGGAACCGATTTTAACGTCCAAGATGGATGGATTAAGGTGATTGGAGGTTATATCTTGTAAGACAAGATGGGGATGTAAACCAGACCCATCAGAGGCCTCCACAAGTTGGGTGCCGTAAAAAACAGGAAAGAACCCGCGGATGTGATGTGGAAGCTTGGAAGAGAATGATTGATAGAAGGCCAGCTCCGTGGTGCCGCGTTCATCGTCCTGGAGAGGCTTGTAGAAACGTCCTGAATCGTCTACGAGCGGGCCGAGATTTCCATCAATGGCTTGATGACCAGCAACCTGATGCTTTGGAATCTTAAACATGATGTAGAAACTGGGGATGACCTGAATCACAAACACAAAACACACTCAATATTTGATGAACTTAAACATGTTGATCAATGCATTGGCAGGTTAGCGTTAGTTTAAGAGAGAATCCAAGTTGCAGATAGGAGCGTAGCTTGGCTTCGAATCACGTTCTGACGTGATgtaaagcttgaaatgagaagatGCCATACCCATTGTCTGGCAGGCATGTTTATTCGAATAAAACACGTGGGTGCTGCCCACTGGGCTCCTTTTCATTTTGAGTTCCTGACTCCTAGTCTTAGGGTGGGTGGGTCGGTTTGGGGcggcggtgcggtgcgtttagcctACTTTTTATCTTACGCTACAGTATTATTATAGTATTTAATATCACCGGCCGCCaccactatttttacactaaGCAGGTAAACGtaccgtccatccaaactcacccttagacTTTTGAATTATTactgtgaatttttttttgaaatcaacaagaaaaacaaaaatggaagTCACCACCAATCAATTTCAAGAGGTGTAATCGGGTTACCTcgaaatttgatcattttaataagagATTTAATTTGCTAAAACAATatttttcggtctacaaaatctagaaaaataagttcgggagtcggttacgcacgaagaAGGATTAGCATATTCGTTACGCCCAAAGTTAATACCTAATTAATTACTTGATGTCTTTAGTGtcaagaaattgaaaatttgaaaagagttTAAAACATGACCTCACTTTAcatgttcttttttatttaaatcatttagtTAAATCAAAACTTATGTAAGAAGCCTTCTTATTTCGAGATAACAAAAAAAagtcatgtcccgtaagttaggacacgatgtctcaaattctcgaaaataaactcgctttttattttattatttaattctcatatgtttaaatttaagaGGAATGTTCGGTTATCTTGGTTCAAAGAGAAAGTCGAACCCCATATGTTAGGGCACGACCTTTTGAATCTCTAAATATGAAACAttatcttaatttaaaattttctttttatgcatCGCGCAAAAGTTAACTTAACACTTAAATTAGTATTTAGTTTATTCGGGTATGGTGTAAAAATAGACAAATATGTTCAAATGTAACACTTAGCACAAGCATTAGCATAATATAAAATAACGGATAAAAAAGATGACATAACAAGTGGATAAatcaataaaacaaaaatattatgcTAGTAAATGATGATAATGGACTATAATGAtgatggaataaataaataaataataaaaatttaataataataacaataattatactAGTAATCATcataatattaacataaataataataatgtatattAAGATGGAAGTGCAaacattatgaaaataaaataaaggcaaacaaataataaataaaataataaaataataaaaatgaaaagttgaaattaaataaataaaggagtcaattgaaattaaaatgaaattaagggtataaattataaaaataagtaaataaactaaCAAAAGCTAGAATGTAACGCACTAAAAAAGGTTAGGGACTGAATAGAAAAACATTCCTGAACAAAGGACTAAGGTGCAACGCGCTAAGAAAGAATAGGGACTGAAAGGGGAAATATCCCAGACTTCCTTATGCACACTGTTTGAagggaccaaaataaaaaaaattaaaattaaacagggtaaatttaaaaagacaaaaaaaaagaagaaataggactatattgaaaaaattgtaaaaagtggaAGGACCAGAATAGTAATTAGACCTTCATCGCGAAAACACGCAAATCCTAAGGTAGGGTGGTTCGGGTCAGATCGGTTTGGCCCtgaaatgacgccgttttgggcaTCAGAAGCTAAGCCCAAAACGATTTAAgttaaaaaagtttcaaaaaaactcattttaaattgttaaaaaaaaactttctttgCTTTCTTTTTTCTCTGAAAAGGGTTCCTAGAATCCAGCCAAGGGAACTGTCCCAGCCACTGGTAGTCAGCGACGGTGACTGCCGTCTCCGGTGGCCAGAAAAAACCAAAATACCCCATTTTTCTCACCTCTTCGTGTAGAACTCCGATTTGAAGTTTAAACTACCGAAACTAAagccaaaaattcaaaaaaaaaagaagaagaagataagacCTTTCGGTTTtaaggttttaaaaaaattgttagaaATAAGTCATCTTTCATCGGTGGTGATGACCTTGGCCACTTACGGTGGCAGAAGATGAAGAGTCAAGTATGTTTTTTTTAACCCTTTTCCCATTTTTTTTActtcgaaaataaaataaataaaataaaatactcccttttgtttgaaatttgacgCTTTTTTATATTTCTCTGTGTgtgtttttccaaaaaaatacaAAGTAGTtgttgtggcttttatagccaaattacaACATTGTATGttgctattcttttatttttttctttgttgtttataCTGCCTTGCGAGCTTGTTCTTCTTTGCAGGCGGCGGTCGCAGAAGGTGAGGTCAACAGTGGTGGTAGAAGGGTGTTAAACGGTACGCTTGCCGACGTGGTGAGGCTACGGCCCGAAGAAGGACTAGGGTTTTTTATTTTACTGAAAAtgagtttaggttgtgggcttgtaatttgggcttagggtttttttAAATTCGGgctaacatgttttttttttgtaaatggacttgtaatttttattttatttgatttggtTTGGGCCCAGACAAAAATGgtctattacagctgcccctctttgctcgttgacATGTAATGGGAATAAAGCAATTACCTTAAAAAGGGTCAACTTTGCCTGGTCTTGCTGAATCTCAACTTTTTTAGTGTTTCTCTTTTCCAAGTAGCCTCATCCTATCCCGTTgcaactttagaggtataggaattgtagtttcaatctactccgctgcaactttagga
Protein-coding sequences here:
- the LOC107886183 gene encoding inositol polyphosphate multikinase beta, which gives rise to MFKIPKHQVAGHQAIDGNLGPLVDDSGRFYKPLQDDERGTTELAFYQSFSSKLPHHIRGFFPVFYGTQLVEASDGSGLHPHLVLQDITSNHLNPSILDVKIGSRTWYPEASEDYIQKVLEGDRLTTTVTLGFRISGLQIYESKESGYWKPARKEVKSFSADDVRLVLRKFVSLNLEPEPDCCFASTIYGGCSGILEQLLELKAWFEDQTVYHFHSCSLLLLFDKESVLNGRTVPFKVKLIDFAHTVEAKGVIDHNFLGGLCSFIKFVSEVLTDFKVPTIEARFN